From the genome of Ptychodera flava strain L36383 chromosome 13, AS_Pfla_20210202, whole genome shotgun sequence:
gaaaatcgaatgattgtacactctgtctgctttattcaacttcttttgcgtaattgaagcaatgttctaacttgaaaattgtaacatgtgacctatgaagtatcagttattaataggactatagtacacttccttggatttttgtcaacttttagtattgcttaaagaaaatcaatttgactccaaaagtgtccttttgacttcaaagtggtccccgaaaacttgggatgattttacggtctctctgctgtattcaacatcgtttatgttaaagaaagaatgtgttgacttgaaaaatgtaacatgcgacctgtgaagtatcaggtattaataaaactatagtacacttctttgattttgtccaacttttggtattgaataaagaaaatcagtttgactccaaaagtgtccttttgacctcaAGGTGGTCCCCAAAGACTTGTGtgatgattttacgctctctgTTCTGTATTCAatcgtttatgttaaagaaaaagaatgttttgattttacaattgAATATGCGACCTgttaagtatcaggtataaataagacaagagtacacttcctgtttttttcaaacttttagtaaagaataaagaaatcagtttgacttcaaaagcgtcctcttgacttcaaaggtgtccCATGAAAATTCGGATAATTTTACGCTCTgcctgctgtattcaacttcttttaggtaatgtattacttcaatcgcgtcactttctatggtaggtattggatatctttgtaaaaaaaaaataagaaaaatatccCCTAAAATATTGGCCTCGAGCCCTATTCTGGTGTATTTTACATCTGTGCATTCGTAGCATAATGCTGAGGCCTATAGATTGCATTCGTGTCAAGGGATATCGCTTCAGAACCGCTGTTAATCTGTCCATAGACCTTTTCtgtagtttactacgacaccaatcgttttttttttacctcgcaaaataatgaaatagcttagtctttgaataaatgaacatgtacctactttatctctgactatctatgactcatctcctacttccgttaattatgttgaatgtggcaacatctataatttcagctttttttaagagccgtcgactgtttctgctcggttctgaacttttgacccaaagtattcaattacgcgagagggcaaacgttgcagaattcgtggacgtcggctcacgggaaaacggttgaaaatacatgtttatattattgaggtagctagcagaagtagacaatgggtcgtgaactgaccagtgttatagtaccggtcgaagtaaactaccaaaaatgtctatgggctggcttgtggcgatgaatttttgacccgcaagtgcgattgatacgccacagcaatgctgcaaattgtatttcatatccgtttatgtatttacgagcagcgattagaatgacttccaaatatcgatatgacttcaaatgagtcATTTTATAGATAAGTCATTATGATGtagacactagccctccccattgttaattctgtgctcagcccttattttgtacatttttcccaacTCTAAgtattaaatactaaaatagcaGCTGATATTACATCGGAAACGTCCGTGTGACAACAAAAGCGTCCATTATGCGGTAGGtgtcgtcagacttgagtttaaccccctatcttaccggacatttaggatggggaccactttgagtcGGGGACCGCCTTGAGGTCTTCAACAGACGTGCCATTGTCCAAACCCACAACCCCAGTCAAAACTTGAGCTACTACTGTGCAACAGCTATGTGCAATTACAGTCAGATTCATAAAATGACTCTATGTCAAATACTAATGGCCCAACCTTTTTACGTCCACGATTCATCCCATGGTAGTAGCTACATCCCAGTCGTAGCATGGGAAGGGCTCCCTGCACTGACCACAACCGTGATGTCTAGTACAACCGTCTGTTTTCTATTTGACTTCTGCAATTCTCTAGTCGCCCTTGTCAAATGTTGTACTTGAAGAATTTACTAGATACCGACCTTGACAAAAAAACACTGTACAGGAGGGAACATAAATTATTTGCTACCCCATGCCCATTGAATAACAAGAGTTTACATGTTGCTTTGTATGCTTAGGTTGAGGTGCTGTCTGTGAATTTGTAACTCTCCTCAGAATACTATCGGTATGTATGGAATGAGTCATGAACCAGAAGAGACACCAAGGACACTGGTAAGTCATACCTACatgattttatgattttttgtgaTATCGCCATTTCAAATCACGGGACCGTGTTCAAACGTTGAACAGGTCAGTCAGTCAACTGATTAATCTTCAGTCAACTTTTTGCTGTGCAGTAGCCTCCAAGTTTAGCAACAAAGCTTACTCTGTCAGATGGCTGCTTTTGAGTGACATCATTTCTAACAATGCCTTACTGAACTTGGAAACACCAAAGCTGCTATTGAACCATAGAGAATTGTTTATTTCAGTCTGACATGGCTACTGCTTGAGTCGGATCAATATTTCCTAGTGGACTTCACTGCTCTAAAAAATGGTTCATACAGTTAGACAACACAGTACATACCCATCATAAAATGCTATTGCTCTGTAACATCTTGTTGGGTCTTCTCTTTCAGATCAAGCAGTTCCTTAAGAATGCCAAGACTGCCAAGTTGTCGAACAAGAAGGCAAGCAGGATAGAGCGCCCCAAAGCACCATCAGTGTCCAAAAGATCAGTTCAAAAACAGGTTGCAGCAACAGTACTGACAAGGAGCGCAAGGAAAAAGTTTCCGCAAACTTTACTGCCTGAGGAAGTTACCTCAGCCACTCCGAGAACACTTATCAAGGGATTTTTACAACATGGTaaggaaacataaatttttacaACACCCCAGGCAGCATTTTACAATTGTTCttgccacaaactgatgacgtcaaattgccatacataaaaacacagacTCGTGgtaattatggcactgtgtattgtgtacggcgatttgacgtcatcagtttgtggctataccacttgtaaaatggtgccacaCCCTGAGTGTTTTTTCTTGAGCACACGATTTAACAACCTGCTTAGAATAAACACAAACACGTGCTCTTTTCTCCTCTACACCAAGATCTTGAGATATTGATATACAAACTGTGTTGATAGTGATATTCTTCACCATGATTGCTGCTTGTGATATAACATCACATAGTTGATTTAACACACTATCTGCCTAGCCACAGTGACAAAATTTCTTCCAATGTGCAGAAAGATATGCTAAAGCTGAAAGACCATCAACTGGATTTTGCATCAAGATTGCAAAACTGTATTTGAACCTGTATGAATGAATCATGAATGATCAGAGTAAGCTTATATATTAAAAATTTGCTACATGGATAAGAACAATAAAAAGGAGACTCTCTTTAATGTGAGACTTAATCCACACAATaatattgatatgctaatacaTTGAAGAACAGTAATTTACATATGGTAAATTTATAAATGCATAATTTTTTATGGTCCCCTCTATTAGAACCAAccgccaccccccccccccccccccccaaaaaaaaaaaaatttcaagcaGAGGGGTCATTTCCCCCTTGCCAGTGAAACCTGAAGAAAACACTGAGCTGTAACCATCTTCACGCTGTATAGGCAGTATTAGCAGATATTTTCCTGCCCCCACCATTCATGTCAGAGTTGTTCCTTGGCATATGAAAACAGGTATATTAGTGGACAGCAGACCATATGCTGATGTTCATCAACTAGGGAAAAACACTTGGTGAACATAAATAAATTCACTTGCCCATGCACACCGACATTCTACAAACACTAGAATGCCTACCATGGCAATGACACACAAGAGCTTCCCAATCCATAATCTTCAAATTACCTTCATTAGTGTGGGGTTGCAgcatagcaattttgtaattgtcAACTTCATGAAGGGAACTGAGTATCAGTGTGTCACAATTTGTTCTGTAAAACACCATTTTTACTCCTTCACCAGCACCTATCAGAACCCCTGCCATACATATCCCTAAACAGAAGAAAGCAGCCCCAGCATTGCCAGCTTTGCAAGTACCTAGCACACAGGTCACCAGAAAGAGGACAAGGTAATGCTATTCCCTGTAAATTCCTTTAAACACCAGACATGTGCATGTGCTACTACTTTCAGTAGCcagcaaaataattctgattAGGTATCGCATTTCTCATATACTGAACATTTCATAtcccataggattcaatggtaacttgttcATGACACAGCGGGCCACATAGTCATTATTTGACAGAAACTCACTCTGAACTATTTCTGAGCAGTGTAACACTAACAGTGATTCAAATCTATTCATGTGTGGTTCAGTGATGAAAATCATTTTATTCGTCACAGATTTTCATCTAGGATGGGAATCAAACATATGATTGTCATTGACAAATCAAACCAAGTATTCTGATCGAAAATTATGTTTGAGAAACCTGTAAAAATGTAGTCCCAACAAGAGACTATGTACCCTCAaggcaggtgaccatttgccctcctgatGTTGGGAAAACGGTCACCTGCCCTTGGCCACATAATCCCTTGTTGAAGTCATTATGTATATTATATGTACAAGCAAATAAATATAGTCAATTACAGCAGAATTCACATGACTTTCAATGGTTCTTTCTTTCACATTCATCTAtttgaccattggagtcaaataaATTACAAGCATGTGTAAGTAATTTTGACAATGCGTGAAGTGTAGTAGGTGCAGTTGTTAAACCCATTACACACCCGGAAACCCAATCaatgttttgaaacttttgttcatattttgctCCGGGAAATTTCAAATTGTTCTCCTTCAGAATCAGttgtaaaaatcaggggtcactgtagAAAGTTTGggaatagagaaacaaattacccaaaatttactaTTATGagtatttgcaattcaaaataatcttaaggggaaaaaattacaaatcctTATTGTTACAAAACAAGATGGTGAAACTTTACTCTCCAGGCTTCAGAATGAGGACACACAagcagtagaccagaaaaatattgtaaatatcttTAGTGTTCGGAAAAGTTTCACCCTGCCACGTTATACCTCACATTGGACTCTTCATACatgcatctatctatctgttAATTCACTCATTGAAGTCTGCCCTCACTcacattcaaagtatgaaacGGAATAAAACAGTGCAACAAAACTGGTGCCCTTTGATCTATGATGGAGAAATTAATCAGTCTCAATAGCACTACTGCCAGAACTCTGTCCACTGGTGCTTCTTTATTCTGGGCGTGGAGCATGGAAAGCCAGTCTACATGTGACTCTGTAGACCCTGAGAGATTGACGCACAATATGATGTATTCTACAAACAGTACACAGTAAGTGGAATTCTAGCATTCCTGGTGAACTGTGCCCTTCTCTTGAATTTATGTACTACTATTTGCCAGATCTTCCTCCAAAGGCATCGTTGAAGATGAAGTCAGCGATTCTTTCGAAACCAGGAAAACTCCAAGCTTCAAGCGGCGGAGAGCACAGAGAATGTCGGTGGGTACCTTTGGTAGAGGTGTACAGGAGAAAATGAGAGAAGACGAAACCACTGATGACAGTCAAGAAGACCCAAGTAGTCAAGAGGAGATGAGAGAAACCGTAGAAGAGCAGGAAACTCAGAAAAATCAATCAGCAAGGTAGATCAGATTCTCCCAGTGTCAACAATTTTCCTGCAAGGCTCATTTTTTGCCATCAGCTCTAGTTCGCTATATCTGTAAAAGCAAATATGTCCCATACAACATATTTTAGCAGACTTGACCATCTGAAGATTTCTATAAACATGCATGAATGTGATTTCTCTGACCTGTGCATTTCACAGTGGTTTATGTCTCAGCAATCGTATAGTTACTGTGACCTTAACACTGATTTTGAATCACATGACCTTAAAGAGTTAAAGGGATAAGTGTGTACCAGTATATGAATTGATAGATCCTACATTTATTTCCAGTGTTCCAtcataatgaaatgtttgttggCAATGGTGCTTTATTCTTTTTCAAGATATAACAAAACCCGACATTTCGAAAACTTATTTCctgtttttggcaaattttttcAGCGTACCAGAAATCATTTGTCTGTTCATCCCATTCAGTGGGATGGGAGCAGGGCTTTTGTAAAATGGAGCATGTATACATATGCTTCTATGAAACAAAAGTGGCCAAAATTATGCACAAGATAGCTCATTTGTTCCTTTCAAATGATAGCTTAGAGCGCTTAGAAATATTGGTGGTATTGTGATTAAGTATTCATGCAGCAGCAGAGGCAACAATATGTTGCACACAAGTCACAGGGAATTTAGAAACTCTGCAATGCTGCAAACATGCTAAATTTCTAATTCTAGGGATCTTGTCATTGTTTCTGAAATGTCAACCAAAAACTTCTGAAACTGCGTAATGTTTGTGCTGAATCCATCATTTATTCTTTGATTTTCTCATTCCATCACTGAACAAACAGAGCCATAGTTGGTGAAGCAGACATGTCTGGCGATTACAAAAAAGTTCCCAATTTCAAACGTCGAGCACAGCATCGGATGTCACTTGGAACATTCAGCAGAGGTGTCAGAGAGAGGATGGCAGAGGATTATGGTGATggaaatgttgacagtcaaACTGAATCCAGTGCAGTATCATCAGGAGAAATTGGACAACCAGAGATGTGAGTTCAATATACATAGTAAAGTTCCATTCCAAGTTTTTGCTTAAAGTTTCCTAGAGGAacctttcaaccgttctctttaaaatcaagagtaaaaattgtAAGGTATCggacaaattttggtactatagaACTAGATTACCTTAACTTTACCAATCTTTAGAATTCAAAATAACTGCCATCCATGTGTAAATAatgtggggaaaaattaaaattttcaatttgaaaaaaaactaagtTAATGAGTTAATCAATAAGCTTCACAATGaaccccataagtggtagaccaaaaaggtattgtaaaagtttgggagtcaGATTGTCTGTCCCTGAGCTGCATTCTACTTTAAAATCTCTGGTGTGTTTCTCTCAGGGAGTCCACGCTAACTGAAGTGTTCCCATCAAGTCAATCTGACGACAATGAGAAAAGTGACACTGTTCAGCAGCCATTGGAACAAAGGGAGTCTATTGAGATGTCAGAGAGAGAGGATCAAGAAATGATACTACTTGAAGATGGTCCAGATGTTGACAAGACTGAATCCAATGTCACTGTCACAGACACCGGAGATGTCATTGAATCTGAAGAAATGAGGTGGCTATCACATTTTGTTTGTCTTCACAACTCCTCTCACTGCTCTttaatattcagacactgagAGAAATGGGTTTTTGAAATAACTTTATCTGAATTCCCATTCATTGCATTGAATGCTTCACATTTGGCAAATGACCGCCAGGTCTCAGGCTTCAAACCATTGTACTTATGCAATATCTAATATTCATCTCCATAGGGTATGCATCTTATATATATTCAGTGACTTGCTGTTTGCTTCTCTGTAGGGAACCTATTGAGGGCGATGTTCAAACTGATGCAGTGGATGAGGAGGTAGCCAGAGACAGTGCTGAACTGGAAGAAGAGAGAGTGGTAGCAGAAAGGCTTGAAGGATCAGAAAAACTAAGCCCAATTGCACAGGACGACAATCAAGATGATGATCTTGTCAACaatggtgatgataatgatgatgatgaagttcAGGAAAGAGATGAACAAGTCTATGAAAAAGGTGATGACATTGATGAAGAGGTTGCCCCTGATGAGGAGGAGGATGTTGCTGTTGCTGGTTCTTCTGGAGATGAACTTGATGATATCAATGACAATGTAGTTCAAGATGACATCAGAGATGGCCAAGCTTCAGGGAAGAGTGCCACATCAAAAGATACAGCCCAGGCTGGTCCATCCGGAAGGTAATGATAACAGCTGTGTACTGACAGATAGGaaaacaatttgttttcaatggGACAAAATAGAAGATTTATTATGATTTACAGAATGTAAATCAACATGAAAATTGTTATCAACTCCAATTTACTAGCTAGGTCCAGTAAACACTAGATACATCAGAAGTGATACAActcaatttaaaatattgttattcatcAATGGCTATGATTCTCATTTGTTTTCCACAGGCAAACTGTGAAAAGAGTCAGAAAACCACCGGGTATGAAAACAGTCTTCCCAAGAAGCCTGACCAAGAACATATTCACGTTctattcaaagttaaaagtgagACCACAGGCAATGGAGTCAGTGTATGCAGGGTAAGAAATATTTAAGTTACCGGTAATTCTTGTTATGAATAagtgaaaatgtacatttttcaatCCACTAGTTTACCCCTCCTCGTCACTCACTCCAGGCTGTCTGTTGTGCAGAATTCTTAGAAAATTAGCTGTTAAAGTTAGAAATGACAttattatgatatttttatcaGTTTGGCTTTCATAAAGATGAAATTCTCTTGTCTCTCACAACACACTTTTACAATGATTGTAATGCTTTGATGACACTACATTGTGTTCTTGTATCAGTATGATCATGTCACGTTGACTACCACCATCAAGAATAATTTTGTCTCGCTAGGTGGAAAAACATATCATGAGTTAAAACATATTATAAAGGATTTTGGTCTTGAAAACGTGAGTTTTTTACACAACGTATGTAGTATTCTCTTCAACCCAATTGACAGAGTTGAATTCTTGATCAAATTATCGGTAATCCCGTCACCATTAATAGTACTTCACTTTTTATTTTCAGCTCAGAGAAGTTTCTACAGAAGAGTTTTAAATTCCTACATCTATATGCAAAGCATGCCAACAGGAAAACTATAACAAAGGAAGATGTCGAATTACTCATGAGAAGGTACagtttcaagtttttgaaaaattctgcCATTTGCAAAACAGGATTATGTTCTTGAGCATGATTTGTTTTAATAATGGTCACGGTGTCATTCCAGAGCTGTAACTGTCAATATAAGCTTTCccattaatatttaaatttgggCGGGTTAtattttaaggtaaaatgcacagatattcagactctcataTTTCAACAATAGTTTGCTGGCATACTGCTTGTATTGTTTCACTTTGAAGCTTGTGTAGTAAGTGAAATTCTCATTGTCttctttttatgaaaatcaaaaatcagaAGTCTTTTCCCCTCACAAGGATACACTCACATGTAGGTAcagaggccattttgaatttcaaatatcagtaaattttaggCAATTGTTTTCTGggaccaaaatttgcattgtgACCCTGGTATGTATCCTTGATTTTCCAAGAGAATGGTGAGTTTCCATGAGGAAAGGTTTATGAAAACATTAAGGCTGTGCCTGCTTGCAGGGACAGCACAACATTCCATATTTTACCGATTTGTTTTTCTATGCTGTGGTATGTATACTGGAACTACAGTGTTACTGGTGCTATTGTTTATTTCTCCTCTTGCAGGCAGAGATTTGTAACAGACAAGCAGTCACTTAACAACCTGATTGAGAAGATGCTGCCATTGGAGTACAGACAGGAATTGATTCCAATTGCTAgatctggaaacaagcttgagccCAAGCCAAAGTAGTAATCAGCTTTGGGAATGTGTAAATAGACAATGGAATTCATGAAAGATTTTACAGGACATTTACACTGCCAAGACACTTGCAAATACTGTGTGAGTTATCTCTGTCCTTGTGTCTTCAGACACGCTATTTTGAAAAGTAATGTTTTAATGACCAACAtaaaccctttcatcaccatggtttggcccaatcctaTTGTTTGCAAGGGAAAGAGGACCTCTCTATGGAAGGGAATGGGTTGAAAGGATAGGTTTGTGAAGAgggaatgaaattttcattttgtccattttgcatacttttgaaagaaaactgaTTCACTCTTGTGATGTAAAGAAAAATAACCATTTGTTTACAAGTGTCATATACAAAGAGAATGGCAGACACGTACATAAAACAGAACaagaaacaattttcattgcctTTTCAAATGGCAATGAGATATTAGAATATCATCAGTACACAGCTTTGATGAGGCTGAAAAGATACCAATGCAGTGTAAGTTAAGCATATGGACTTAGAACTGTGTtaaatttgtctgtattgtatCTGCAGAAAATTTCAAGCAGTCATTCATTTCTTATGTTCTTTTCTAACTatcttaaaaatattttatacaaTTTCACTGCCAAGTTGTTTTCCAGATATTATCAATCACATTATTTTTCATAGAGTGTATATTGTGTGGATAAGTATTGAAGTAAGGTTGCCTGCACACAGAGAGAGATGCCATAGAGCTCTCAATGGATCACGCtattttgaaatagaaatatttacattccCATGCTGATATTTCACAGTGTTTacttgaaaatttcaacaaacaGGTGCATAGTTTTAATTCTCTAATAACTTCTCTATTCCTCTTGTACGATTACTTTGGTCTACTATACATATGGTCCATTTTAGCAAAATGACTTGGGGACTGCATCAACATGCACTGGTTTTTCAAAAAAGCTGCTACAATCTGCTTGAAAGACTGGCATTTGGTAGAaagtctgtgtatttatgtttgATATTCTGCTTTAGAACTAGTATATTGGAAAGTAGCCACCAATTGTAGTGTATGATGAGATTGTCCAGCCCGGTATAAACTACAATACTTTACTGTTACCAAGGTGAGGGTATGATGAAGAATGTGTTGGGCAGACTCAAGTTATCGTTTGTATGAGCACAGAAGAATACAATGTTGAAGCAAGTT
Proteins encoded in this window:
- the LOC139148197 gene encoding centromere protein T-like, whose translation is MYGMSHEPEETPRTLIKQFLKNAKTAKLSNKKASRIERPKAPSVSKRSVQKQVAATVLTRSARKKFPQTLLPEEVTSATPRTLIKGFLQHAPIRTPAIHIPKQKKAAPALPALQVPSTQVTRKRTRSSSKGIVEDEVSDSFETRKTPSFKRRRAQRMSVGTFGRGVQEKMREDETTDDSQEDPSSQEEMRETVEEQETQKNQSARAIVGEADMSGDYKKVPNFKRRAQHRMSLGTFSRGVRERMAEDYGDGNVDSQTESSAVSSGEIGQPEMESTLTEVFPSSQSDDNEKSDTVQQPLEQRESIEMSEREDQEMILLEDGPDVDKTESNVTVTDTGDVIESEEMREPIEGDVQTDAVDEEVARDSAELEEERVVAERLEGSEKLSPIAQDDNQDDDLVNNGDDNDDDEVQERDEQVYEKGDDIDEEVAPDEEEDVAVAGSSGDELDDINDNVVQDDIRDGQASGKSATSKDTAQAGPSGRQTVKRVRKPPGMKTVFPRSLTKNIFTFYSKLKVRPQAMESVYAGSEKFLQKSFKFLHLYAKHANRKTITKEDVELLMRRQRFVTDKQSLNNLIEKMLPLEYRQELIPIARSGNKLEPKPK